In a single window of the Enoplosus armatus isolate fEnoArm2 chromosome 15, fEnoArm2.hap1, whole genome shotgun sequence genome:
- the cln8 gene encoding protein CLN8 — MDPDQQTSPLPQPSAEYFSWDYRLQLIGLGFAFYAAIFLLSHLLSVALSRTYDSLLAKEKVFWDLAATRAVFGIQSTIAGLRALTEESLLSRDRVRGQEDWSWFNILTATGFFVFENVALHTSSVVFRSFDLPLATHHFFALSGYAGAVVWDSVGHFLPMVTLLLEMSTPFTCISWMLLKAGWACTLFWRANQWVMIHTFHCRMVLTYYMWWVTLTHWGELSTHVALPQLLLFFTGLVLLTFIINPIWTHKKTMQLLNPVDWNFGNKPTPLNGATEGWSDVSVKPHTS, encoded by the exons ATGGATCCCGACCAGCAGACCAGCCCCCTTCCCCAGCCCAGTGCAGAATACTTCTCATGGGACTACCGCCTCCAGCTTATCGGCCTGGGCTTTGCCTTCTACGCAGCCAtattcctcctctcccacctcctATCTGTGGCTCTGTCCCGCACCTACGACTCCCTGCTGGCTAAGGAGAAGGTTTTCTGGGACCTCGCAGCCACTCGAGCAGTATTTGGCATCCAGAGTACTATAGCCGGTCTCCGGGCCCTGACTGAGGAGTCGTTGTTATCCAGAGACCGAGTGAGGGGACAAGAAGACTGGTCGTGGTTCAATATCCTCACAGCCAcaggtttctttgtgtttgagaaTGTAGCACTTCACACCTCCAGTGTGGTATTTCGGTCATTTGACCTCCCTCTGGCGACGCACCATTTCTTCGCCCTGTCAGGATATGCAGGGGCGGTGGTGTGGGATTCCGTGGGCCACTTCCTGCCGATGGTTACACTGCTGCTGGAGATGAGCACGCCATTCACCTGTATATCCTGGATGTTACTAAAG GCTGGCTGGGCATGCACCCTGTTCTGGAGAGCCAACCAGTGGGTGATGATCCACACGTTCCACTGTCGCATGGTGCTCACCTACTACATGTGGTGGGTAACCTTGACCCACTGGGGAGAGCTCAGTACCCATGTGGCCCTGCCCCAGCTCCTGCTCTTCTTCACTGGCCTTGTTCTGCTCACGTTTATCATCAACCCCATTTGGACGCACAAGAAGACCATGCAGCTGCTTAATCCCGTGGACTGGAACTTTGGCAACAAGCCGACACCCTTGAACGGTGCCACGGAGGGTTGGTCTGATGTTTCTGTCAAACCCCACACCAGCTGA